TGCTTCAAAGCTGCAGGAGAACGCTTGAGCCTGAAGGGTACGAAGTAAAAACAGTCAGAAGCGGCACTGATGGGATCATCTTGCTTGAAAACGAATCGTTTGATCTTGTGCTTACTGACCTAAAGATGCCTGATATGGACGGCATAAAGATATTATGTATGATAAAAGAAAGCTGGCCTTCTGTAGAGGTTGTAATTATTACTGGATACCAGACAGTAGAAACTGCTGTGAGCGCTCTTAAATTAGGGGCATTTGATTATCTGGAAAAGCCTTTCACTCCAGACCAGATATTATCAGCAATCAATAATGTTTTTATGCATAAGACAAAGCAGCAGTAAAATTTAGTTTTTTTATTGATTAAATAATGCTATTATTTTTTAAGGATTGAATTTATTAAAAGGAATTTCTGATGAGCAAAAATCGCAGAATACTTGTTCTTGATGATGATCCTGCCGTAACACTGAGTTGCAAGAGAATCCTTGGAGCTGAGGGTTATGCCATTATTACTGCTGACAAAGGCGAGGATGCTCTTGAAAAAATTTCAAAAGAAGATATTGATCTTCTGATTTCAGATATCAGGCTTCCTGATATAAACGGCATCACTGTTTTA
The nucleotide sequence above comes from Nitrospiraceae bacterium. Encoded proteins:
- a CDS encoding response regulator, coding for MRKKKILVIDDEEIVLQSCRRTLEPEGYEVKTVRSGTDGIILLENESFDLVLTDLKMPDMDGIKILCMIKESWPSVEVVIITGYQTVETAVSALKLGAFDYLEKPFTPDQILSAINNVFMHKTKQQ